A stretch of Pseudophryne corroboree isolate aPseCor3 chromosome 9, aPseCor3.hap2, whole genome shotgun sequence DNA encodes these proteins:
- the POLR2F gene encoding DNA-directed RNA polymerases I, II, and III subunit RPABC2 has product MSDNEDNFEADYFDDAEEDEGLDDLYNAEEEDQENVAILPAGEGQQGNQKRITTNYMTKYERARVLGTRALQIAMCAPVMVELEGETDPLLIAMKELKARKIPIIIRRYLPDGSYEDWGVDELIITD; this is encoded by the exons ATGTCTGACAACGAAGACAA TTTTGAGGCAGACTATTTTGATGATGCTGAGGAAGATGAGGGGCTTGATGACTTGTACAATGCAGAGGAGGAAGACCAGGAGAACGTGGCCATCTTACCAGCTGGTGAAGGCCAGCAGGGGAACCAGAAACGCATCACCACTAATTACATGACAAAATATGAACGAGCGCGTGTTTTGGGAACTAGAGCACTACAGATAGC AATGTGTGCGCCTGTTATGGTGGAGCTAGAAGGAGAAACTGATCCTCTTCTTATTGCCATGAAGGAGCTCAA AGCGAGGAAAATCCCTATAATCATCAGACGCTATCTCCCTGATGGCAGTTATGAAGACTGGGGGGTGGACGAGCTTATAATTACTGACTGA